CACCCACTCGGACTTCAACGGAGACGGCCATGCGGATATCCTCGTGGCCCGCTCCGACGGCGCCCTGGAGTACTACGCCGGGAACGGCGCCGGCGGCTTCCGGGCGGCGACCACCCCGGGAGCCGGGTGGTACGGAATGCGTCACGTCACCTCCGGTGCGGATTTCACCGGGGACGGACGGCAGGACGTCATCGGGGTGTCCCCGACCGGGACCCTCGTGATCTTCCCCGGCAACGGGGCGGGCGGCTTCCGCACTCCGAACGTCACCGTGGGCAACGGCTGGGAGGGTTTCCACTACCTCGTCGCCGGAGACTTCGACGGCGACGGACGGGGTGACCTCATCGGGGTCGCCGGTGATGGCGTGCTGAGGCTCTACACCGGCGCGTCGGGCCTGCGTACCTGGCGTCAGGCCGGGACTGGGTGGCAGGAGATCACCGAGGTCACCGGCGGCGCGGACTACAACGGGGACGGCCGTGCGGACCTCGTCGCGCGCACGGCCGCAGGACAGCTCTATCTCTATCCCGGCAATGGCGCCGGAGGATTCGGCACCAAGATCCTCATGGCCTCGGATGCGGCGGACTACCTCGCGATCGAATAGCCCCGTCGCGTGACTGGCCCCCGCCGACGCGTATCGTGGGCGCATGGCCGCTCCGACCCTCGATGACATCGCGGCGGCGCTGTACGCGGGGCCGCCCGAGGAGTTCACGGCCGCCCGGAATGCGCGGGCGAAAGACCTCGACGATCGCGCGCTCGCCGCGGAGGTGAAGGCGCTCCGCAAGCCGGCGGTGGCCGCCTGGGTGGTCAACGTCTTCGCGCAGGAGCGCGCTGCGCAACTGGGGGAGGCCCTGGCGCTGGCCGCGGAGCTGCGCGAGGCGCAGGCGGATCTGGACGCTGCGGCGCTGGCGAAGCTCGGCCGGGAACGGCGCGCCCTGACCAGGCGGCTCGCCGAGACCGCCGCGGACCTCGCGGGCTCCCGCGGAGAACGGGTGACGGCGGCGACGCGGGATGCGGTCGAGCAGACGATCTCCGCGGCGTTCTTCGACCCGGACGCGGCCGCCGCCGTGGCGTCCGGACGTCTCGTGCGGACGTTGGAACCCTCGGGCACGGCGGACGACATCCGCGACGCGGTGGCCGGGACGCTCCCCGCGCTGCAGCCGCAACCCCCGCGTCCTCCGGACGAACTGCAGGAGCGCCGGAAGCGCCGGGACGCGGAACGTCGGGCGGCTGCTGCGGAGAAGGACCTCGCGGCGGCGGAGCGCGCCCTCGCGAAGGAGGACGAGGCGGTGCAGGCGCTGCACGACCGCGCCGAGGAGCTGGCCGACGGGATCGCCGAGCTGGAAGCGCAGCTGGAGCAGCTGCGTCAGGAGGCCGACCGCGTCGCCCGCGACCGTCCCGCCGCGGAGAAGAGGCGCACCGTGGCCGTGGAGAAGAAGGACACCGCTGCCGAGGCCGTGCAGGCGGCGCGCGAGGCCCTCGACGGCCTCTGAGCGTCAGCTTCGGGCGGCGGTCTTCTCCTCGTCGGAGTTCGGCGTCCATCCGAACCAGCCGTCGTCGGACGGGATGACGCTCCAGTCGCCGCAGACGAAGACGGTCTTCGCCTCGTACGCGGAGGGGGCATCGTCCAGAGTCCAGGTCGGGGCAGAGGTGCGCTCCGTCTCCACGCAGTCCTCCGGCAGTTTGGCCGTGCTCGCCAACAGGAGGACGGCGTCGTCGGCGTCCTCGATCGTCGACGTCCGGAGCGTGAGCGTGGTCGCGTCTTCCGGAACCCAGTCCGCATCGACCGGCGCGTCCGCGCGGAAGGCGTCGACGTCATCGAACGTCCTGGTCGACTGCTTGTGCACGAGACCCTCCACGGCGGCGCATCCGCCGAGCAGCAGGGTGCCACCGAGGAGCAGGGCGGCAGCGGGGAGGAGGGTGCGTCGTGTCATGATTCCACTCTGCTCACGGGCGCGGCGAACGGCGTCCGTCGGGGGAGGTATCCCTCGTCATCATCGGGAGTGATCTCTCCCGGAGGTGCCTCCGATAGCCTCGGAGGATGCGGGAGGAAGTCCTCGAGGGCGGCAACGCGAGCGGACCCGTCGTGCGGGTCGGGGACACCGTCCGGAAGGCGTGGACGGCCGCGACTCCGCACGTGATCGCCTATGTGCAGGCGATGCGGGACCGCGGAGTGGATGCGCCCGAGCCGCGCGGTAGAGACGCGCAGGGGCGGCAGATCATCGAGTTCGTCCCTGGCACGCTCGCGATGGACTCCGCACCGCTCTCCGCCGCCGAGCTCGGCCGCGTGGGCGGGATGGTCCGGCGGATCCATGACGTGTCGGCGCGCCATGTCCCCGCCACCGATGCGGTCTGGGAACCTCCCCTGTCAGCGCCGGCGCAGGAGCTCATCTGCCACAACGACCTGGCGCCGTGGAACCTGATGCTCGGCGACCGCTGGGTCTTCATCGACTGGGACGGCGCCGCCCCGAGCACTCGGTCCTGGGACCTCGCCTTCTCCGCGCAGACGTTCGCGCTTCCGGATCCGGCCCGCGACCCGCAGCGCTCCGCCGACGACCTGGCGGCCTTCGTCGATGGATACGGTGCCGACGAGGAGCTGCGCGCGGAGCTTCCGGACATGATGCGCCAGCGCACGCAGGCGATGCTCGATCTGCTGCGCTCGTCCGCGGAGACGGGACGCGAGCCGTGGGGGACGATGTACCGCACGGGTCACGGGGCGCACTGGAAGGCGGCGCTCGACTACGTCACCGCGCATCGGGATGTGTGGCAGCGCGCGCTGGGGTGACGTTCCGCCGGTGTGATTCTCCTATGGTGATCGACATGAGTGACGACCTCGGCCGCGCAGTGATCGCGGATCTCTGCCGGATCCCGAACCCGGAGTCGATCGACAGGACGGCGTACGTCGACCTCGGCGGTGTCTCCCAGTTCGTCTCGATCCGCGGGCGCAGCACACGGAACCCCGTGCTCGTCGTCTGCCATGGCGGCCCGGCCCTGCCGTCGCTGCCCTCGTCGTGGGTCTGGCAACGAGGCGTGGAGGAGTACTTCACCGTCGTCAACTACGACCAGCGCGCGAGCGGCAAGTCCGCGAGCGCAGTATCCGAAGGCATGGACCTCAGCGTCGACCGGTACGTCGACGATCTCGCGGAGCTGATCGCGTGGCTCCAGCGGGAGCTCGGCGTGCAGAAGGTCGGAGTCCTCGGGCACAGCTGGGGGACGGTCCTCGGTCTCACTCTGGCCCAGCGGCGCCCCGACCTGCTGTGGGCGTCTATCGGCGTCGGGCAGGTCATCTCCGGACCCGAGAACGAGGTGGCGAGCTTCCGCCACGCGATGCAGAGTGCTGTCGCGGACCGGAACGAGCAGGCGATCTCGGAGTTGCAGGCACTGGGGGAGTACCCGGGCGAGCAACCGCTGACCGTCGAGCGCATCGTGACCTGCCGGAGATGGGCGCAGTACTACGGCGGCCTCTCGGCGTATCGCTCCGACTTCGCGTACTTCACCGAGTCCCAGGAGCTGTCCCCGTATTACACGGACGCCGACCTGGAGCTCATCGGCATCGGGCAGCGGGCGACCATGCCCGAGGTGCTGCCGGCCCTGCTCGGCTTCGACGCCCGCGACCAGACCGCGTTCGAGGTGCCGATCCTCCAGTTCCTCGGACGGCACGACTGGACGACGCCCACCGGACCGGTGGCCCGCTGGCTGGAGACCGTGACGGCGCCCGCGACGCACGTCGTCTGGTTCGAGAACTCCGCACACCTGTGCATGTTCGAGGAGCCCGGGAAATTCCTCGTGAGCCTCGTGACCCACGCGCTGCCGCATGCGGTCGTTCCAGGGCAAAGCAAAACCCCCGCCATGTAGAAGCTAGGCGAGGGTTTCTGGGCTGATTGTAATGATCAGCCGTGTGACTCCGACCGGCATCGATCCGGTGACCTTTCGAGTAAGAGTTTCGCCCTATCAGGGGTTTCTGCGGACTTGCGGGTGCTTTGAACAGTCCTGATCGCGCCTGCTTTCGGTTGCCAGCGAGTGCCGCGAGCTGGCGGTGAATCTGCGGAATAGATGCGGGGTTCTGGACATTCGGTAGCGTCTGCTCCGTGTCGATGGTCGCGCTTTATTCTTTGGCCACGAACCGATCGCGGTCCTCGTCCAGGCGCGGGGTCGCCCACGGCACCGTTTCCGCGAGCGACGCGAACCGCTCGGTGGGGTCGTCCGGCGTCGTGGGCATGCCCTCACGGTACTCGTGTCTCGCCTGCGCGAGGACTCCGGTGTTGTCTCCGCGGCCGCCAAGATGGAAGCATGACGTTCCCGCTCAACGACGAGATCGCCGCCGCCTTCGCGCAGTTCTTCTTCGGCGGCGGTAGCGGGCCGAGCCACTCCACGCTGTCACGACTCTTCGCGGGCGCCGGATACGTCGACGCTGATCCCTACGACTTGAACACGCAGGCACCGAACAAGCAGCAGCGCGTCCTCGCGGTGTTCCGAGCGGCCGAGCGGCGGCCCGCGGGCGCGCTCGTTGACGGGATGCTCAACGCGCTCCGGCTCGACGGCGCGTTTGGGAAGTATGCCGACGACAAGCACGTCGCTGACCTGCACGCGGCGGTGACCCACGCCGGCTGGGCGCTCTCGGCGTACGGACGGCTCGAGTACGCGGGCGACATCCACCTCGAGACCGGCGGTCGCGCCGCGCTCGATGAACAGCTCGAGCGGCTGCGGCGGAACATCGACGACCCGGCGGCGCTGCTCGGCGGGGCGAAGGAGCTGCTCGAAGCCGTCGCGAAGTTCGTCCTCGAGGAGGGCAACCGCCTGCCGGAGCGCGCCGACTTCCCGGCGCTGGTGGCGCTCTCGTTCGAGAAGCTGGGGCTTCGCCCGGCGGTCGTCGACGACTCGGTCCCGGGCGCGAAGCAGGTCCCCTCGATCTACCAGTCGGCGAAGACCGTAGCATTCACCGTCAACGAGCTGCGGAATCTGCAGGGCACCGGCCACGGCCGGACGCTCCTCACCGGAGTGACTGCTGAGGCGGCGCGCTACGTCATCCGCGAGGTTGTACACGTCGCCGACCTGATGTTGTCGACGCACGACCGCCAGATGGGGCGGTAGGCAGGCGCGGCCGTCGGAGGCCTTCGGGCGCGGCTAAGCCACGTCGCTCAGTAACTGATTCACCCGGCTCCGGCTGACGCCGAGCGCCTCCTGGAGCTCCTTGATGGGCGTGCCAGCTGCGCGAAGCGCCTTGCACACCGCCGCTCGCTTGGCGAGCAGCTCGGCGTGCTCGGCCTCGTTCGCCTGCAGACGTGCGACGATGTCCACTGCCTCTTTCAGCAGGGTCACCCGTGTCTCGGCGCGCTCGACGGCGGTCATGCGAACACTGTATAGCCATATGCACATATCTGTACAACCTGCTGTACAGATATGTGCAATGAGCATTACACTGAGTGGATGCCCCAGCCCAGCTCGCGCCGCGCCATCAAGGCGCAGTCGGACCCCCGCCGTATCGTCGCAACTATGACGCGGTCAATCTCTTGCGCGAAATCGCACCTCGAGCTCGACGGGGCAGGCCGATGACGCTCATCACTGCCGCGAATGGCAATCTGTCAGCGGCGAGGGGGGCCAAGAAGGACGAGTTCTACACCCAGCTGGTTGACATCGAGAAGGAGCTCAGTCACTACCGGAAACACTTCGCCGGCAAGGTCGTCTACCTCAACTGCGACGACCCAAGGGTCAGCAACTTCTTCCGTTACTTCTCCGAGAACTTTGAGGCGCTGGGCCTGAAGCGACTCATCGCCACGTGCTACCAGAGCGAGGATCCGGGCCAGTTCAGCCGGGGCGACTCCTCGCGCGCTGTCTGGCTCGAGTACGACGGCGACAAGAACGGCAACCGCGTGCCGGACGCCAACGAGATCGGCGTGCGTCCTCTCAAGGGCGATGGCGACTTCCGGAGCGCCGAGAGCGTCGAGCTGCTGCGCCAAGCGGACATCGTCGTCACGAACCCGCCATTCTCGCTGTTCCGCGAGTTCGTCGCCCAGCTCGTCGAGCACGACAAGCAGTTCATCATCCTCGGGAACATGAACGCGCTCACCTACAAGGAGATATTCCCGCTCTTCCAGAACAACCAGATGTGGTACGGCCCGAGCATCCGCAGCGGCGACCGCGAGTTTCGCGTGCCAGCCGACTACCCGCTTGAGGCTGCAGGGACCCGGGTTGATGCGGAGGGAAACCGATACATTCGCGTCAAGGGCGTTCGTTGGTTCACCAACCTCGACTATGACGAGCGGCACCGAGACCTCGAACTGACTAAGCGATACCGCGAGGCCGACTATCCGCGCTACGCGAACTTCGACGCAATCGAGGTCGGCAAAACCGCGGATATTCCGTCCGACTACGCCGGCCTCATGGGCGTCCCGATCACGTTCATCGACAAGTACAACCCAGAGCAGTTCGAGATCGTCGGGTCGAGCAAGACCTTGGGCCAGCCCATGTCCCAGATCGCCGAGAAGGGCACCTACCAGCAGGGCGGCCCACGGTTCTACCTGCCGACACCGCGCGGCTATCGACGCATGTACGACCGGATCGTCGTGCGAAACCGGCGCCTTTCGGGCGGGAATCGGGGATTGGACGCGCGTGTCGTATCGCTACCTCGGTAATAAGACCAAGCTCGCTGACTGGATCGTCGGCGAGATCGCGGAAATCGTCCCTGCTGGGTCGAGCATCGCGGACCCCATGTGCGGAACGGCCTCCGTGTCGCTCGCGCTCGCTCGTGCCGGCTACGACGTCACGGCCTCGGATGCGCTCACCTTCCCGGTAATTCACGCGCGCACGCGGCTGCTCGCGAAGAAGCCTCCCGAGTTCAAGGTGTTCGGTGGCTACGCCGAGGCACTCGAGTGGATGCGCGCCGCCGAGCCTCGACGGGGGTACTTCTCCCGCGAGCTTGGAGCCGCGGGTGCCCCAGCAAACGGCCGGGCGCCGAGGCTCTACTTCTCCGCCGAGAACGCCGCGCACATCGACGGCGTGCGTGCGGGCATTCTCGAGCTCAGGGCGGCTGGTTCGCTCACTGAGCTCGAACACAGCGTCCTGCTCCAGCATCTACTGCTCGCGACGAACAAGGTAGCGAACATCAGCGGTACCTACGGGTACTTCCGCAAGACGCTATCGAGTACTGCCCTTCGCCCGCTCACCTTCGAGCCGCTCGAGTTCGAGACCACGCCGGGCGAGCACACCGTGCTGCAGGGCTCCGTCGAGGATCTGGCGTCGTCGCTCCGAACGGAGGCGGTCTATCTTGATCCGCCGTACACGAAGCGCCAGTATGCCGGGAATTACCACGTCCTCGAGACCCTCGCCCAGGAGGACGAGCCGGTGGCAGCAGGCGACGGCGGACTGCGTCCGTGGATGGACCAGG
This genomic stretch from Microbacterium sp. Nx66 harbors:
- a CDS encoding transposase; its protein translation is MAAPTLDDIAAALYAGPPEEFTAARNARAKDLDDRALAAEVKALRKPAVAAWVVNVFAQERAAQLGEALALAAELREAQADLDAAALAKLGRERRALTRRLAETAADLAGSRGERVTAATRDAVEQTISAAFFDPDAAAAVASGRLVRTLEPSGTADDIRDAVAGTLPALQPQPPRPPDELQERRKRRDAERRAAAAEKDLAAAERALAKEDEAVQALHDRAEELADGIAELEAQLEQLRQEADRVARDRPAAEKRRTVAVEKKDTAAEAVQAAREALDGL
- a CDS encoding phosphotransferase, whose product is MREEVLEGGNASGPVVRVGDTVRKAWTAATPHVIAYVQAMRDRGVDAPEPRGRDAQGRQIIEFVPGTLAMDSAPLSAAELGRVGGMVRRIHDVSARHVPATDAVWEPPLSAPAQELICHNDLAPWNLMLGDRWVFIDWDGAAPSTRSWDLAFSAQTFALPDPARDPQRSADDLAAFVDGYGADEELRAELPDMMRQRTQAMLDLLRSSAETGREPWGTMYRTGHGAHWKAALDYVTAHRDVWQRALG
- a CDS encoding alpha/beta fold hydrolase; this translates as MSDDLGRAVIADLCRIPNPESIDRTAYVDLGGVSQFVSIRGRSTRNPVLVVCHGGPALPSLPSSWVWQRGVEEYFTVVNYDQRASGKSASAVSEGMDLSVDRYVDDLAELIAWLQRELGVQKVGVLGHSWGTVLGLTLAQRRPDLLWASIGVGQVISGPENEVASFRHAMQSAVADRNEQAISELQALGEYPGEQPLTVERIVTCRRWAQYYGGLSAYRSDFAYFTESQELSPYYTDADLELIGIGQRATMPEVLPALLGFDARDQTAFEVPILQFLGRHDWTTPTGPVARWLETVTAPATHVVWFENSAHLCMFEEPGKFLVSLVTHALPHAVVPGQSKTPAM
- a CDS encoding abortive infection family protein produces the protein MTFPLNDEIAAAFAQFFFGGGSGPSHSTLSRLFAGAGYVDADPYDLNTQAPNKQQRVLAVFRAAERRPAGALVDGMLNALRLDGAFGKYADDKHVADLHAAVTHAGWALSAYGRLEYAGDIHLETGGRAALDEQLERLRRNIDDPAALLGGAKELLEAVAKFVLEEGNRLPERADFPALVALSFEKLGLRPAVVDDSVPGAKQVPSIYQSAKTVAFTVNELRNLQGTGHGRTLLTGVTAEAARYVIREVVHVADLMLSTHDRQMGR
- a CDS encoding adenine-specific methyltransferase EcoRI family protein — its product is MTLITAANGNLSAARGAKKDEFYTQLVDIEKELSHYRKHFAGKVVYLNCDDPRVSNFFRYFSENFEALGLKRLIATCYQSEDPGQFSRGDSSRAVWLEYDGDKNGNRVPDANEIGVRPLKGDGDFRSAESVELLRQADIVVTNPPFSLFREFVAQLVEHDKQFIILGNMNALTYKEIFPLFQNNQMWYGPSIRSGDREFRVPADYPLEAAGTRVDAEGNRYIRVKGVRWFTNLDYDERHRDLELTKRYREADYPRYANFDAIEVGKTADIPSDYAGLMGVPITFIDKYNPEQFEIVGSSKTLGQPMSQIAEKGTYQQGGPRFYLPTPRGYRRMYDRIVVRNRRLSGGNRGLDARVVSLPR
- a CDS encoding DNA adenine methylase codes for the protein MSYRYLGNKTKLADWIVGEIAEIVPAGSSIADPMCGTASVSLALARAGYDVTASDALTFPVIHARTRLLAKKPPEFKVFGGYAEALEWMRAAEPRRGYFSRELGAAGAPANGRAPRLYFSAENAAHIDGVRAGILELRAAGSLTELEHSVLLQHLLLATNKVANISGTYGYFRKTLSSTALRPLTFEPLEFETTPGEHTVLQGSVEDLASSLRTEAVYLDPPYTKRQYAGNYHVLETLAQEDEPVAAGDGGLRPWMDQASDFCYRRSAGRAFRATMERLDARHVFISYSEDGQVSGEELLSILGDFGKVTVHEQPHLRYRSNDRVKDGSVLERLYHVEVF